The DNA segment GAAGGAGAGCAGGGCTTCTTAATTTCGGACATGTAGCACTCTTTGGTGTGGGAGCCTACTTTATGGCATTCACATTGGATGCATCAGTTCTTCCCCCTCCCCTGAATCTTATCGCAAGCATTCCCTATCCACTTACTATCCTCCTCGCAATGATGGTAGGTGCTGGTCTGGGCTTCGTCATGGGGCTGACAACCAGCCGTATGAAAGGTACCGCCTTTGCATTTATTGCTCTAGCAATCGCTATGTTCATCTACAATTTTTTTGCTGGATCCCCAGACATATCTGGTGGTGAAACGGGACTGGGCGTATCAACTCCAGCTATTCTCAGAACTGCCCCAGTTTATCTTCTCTACGTCTGTCTTGCATTCATCTTCATTGCGGGCTTCTTTGGAATGGTTGTCCTCTATGTAAAGGAAAGAGCCGAGAGCATTGGACTAGTTCTCTTAAGCCCTGTGATGATTGCCTTCACAGGTATCCTTCTTATTTTCGGAGTCAATATTCTTGGACCGATATTGGTCTTTGTTTCATTCCTCATGATGATTGTTCTTTACTGGATGGAACGAAAAGCGTCAATCGAGGATCCCCTTCAGTTTTCTGAGAAAACAAGTACACAATCTGGCGAAAACGGAACTGTAAATTCACTCACTTCTTCCATTTTGCCCATTGCTATCATGGCTACTGCCCTCATTGGTGTGTTTATCACTTTTGGGACCAACATCTTTGAAATGGTATCACTATGGATTGCGAACTCTCAGACCTTCTATTACACAATCCCTGTGCAGTACTATCTTGTACTGACCAGTGTCATGATAGTCTATATTTTCATGAAACGACTTGTTGTTTCACCATTTGGCAGAATGGTGGTTGCTGTGGCTCAGAATGAAGAGCGGGCTCAAGCTCTTGGTTACAACAGCTACTTCTGCAAGATAGTCGTTGTAGTCATAAGCGGTGCAATTGCAGGCCTTGCAGGGGCACTATATGCACCGATTATTAGAACCATTGATCCAACAAGTGCCTTAGGAGTCGAGATATCGATAGATGCAATGCTTTACACGATTATCGGAGGCATTGGCACATTACTCGGTCCTTTGCTTGGGGCTGGAGTCGTAGTATATTCAGAACTGAATCTTACCGAATTCCTGAGAGATGTGTTGGGTCTTCCAGGCGAACTCTGGTTGGTGGGATTGGGCATAGCCTACGTCTTCATTGTGTTGTTCCTTCCCCTGGGTATTGTGGGTTCTATTAAGAACAGGGCTGGTTTTATCCGAGAGAAACTAGGAAAACTGAAACCCTCCAAATTTGAATTCCGTATAAGAGATGATGATTATTGGGTATTCGCACTACTGGGTATAATGGGTTTGTTTGTGTCATTGTTGATTTTTAGTCTCTAGACGGAGATGGAAATATGATTATGATTTCGCGAAGAAGGGAAGCTGAAACGAAAGTAGGTGATTATTTTGCCGTATGAGACAGTAGGTGACATAGATATCTACTACGAAGTTCATGGACCATCTGATGCTCCAACACTTATCTGCATAGAGGGGTGGGGCTATTCCCTCTGGATGTGGTTTCGACAAATTCCTACTTTCAAAGAAAAATACAGGTGTGTCGTCTTTGATAATCGAGGAGTAGGCAGAAGCTCGATGCCCGATTATCCATATACAATGGAGATGTTTGCCAATGATACCATTGGTCTGATGGACGCATTGGATATCCCAAGCGCACATATCCTCGGAATATCGATGGGCGGCTTTATTGCGCAGCAGGTGGCCATTTCGTATCCAGAGAAGGTTCGTAGTTTAGTTCTTGGCTCCACAAGTTTTGCCGGTCCGAATTCTATCTCTGCTGATGACAAGACGCAGGCCCTGATGTTTGCCAGTCCAACTGAGACGTTATCAAAAGAGCAGGCCATGGAAATGCGCTATAGTGTCACTTTCAGCCCGAACTTCTATGAAGAAAACAAACCTCTGATAGAGCAAATCATGGAATGGCGAGAAAAGCGTCCTCAGCCCTTGTACGCGCGGGGACATCAAGCTTCTGCAACGCTGGGTCTAAATCTTGAGCCGGAAGTTGAGGAGATATCCTGTCCAGTGCTTGTTATCCATGGTGATAGCGATTTTATTGTTCCACCAAAGAATGCAGAGATGCTGGCTGAAGCTCTGCCAAAAGCGAAATTGATACTCGTAGAGGACGGCCCCCATTTGAGCTTCATTGAATACTACGAGAAATTCAATGAGGAAGTGTTGAACTTCCTTGATGCAGTTGAGGACGGTTCATTTACTCCTGAATCCAAGGGGGAGATAGTCTAGCCGTAATAGCTGCTTGGTAACCAGCTTTGCTTTCGTTGATAGTTGTCGAAAAGAATACTGAGGGTTTTGATAATGGAACATTCGGCGTTAATTACTGGTTTAGGCATGTATGTGCCTAAGAAGACTGTAACAAATCAAGAAATAGAAGATATGCTCGATCGCCCGGGAACAGGCGACTGGTTGGTAGAGAACGTTGGTATCAAAGAACGTCGCGTTATGGCTGAGAATGAAACCACATCAGATCTTGCTCTCCACGCAAGCCGCGAGGCGCTAGAGAATGCAGATGTGAGCCCAGAAGACCTTGATTTAATCATACTTGGTACTGACACGCCCGATTATCTCTCCCCAGCAACATCAGTCGTACTTCAGTACAAGCTGGGTGCTAAGAACGCTGGAACCTTTGATGTCAATTGTGCCTGTGCAGGATTTGTCACCTCTCTGGATGTTGGTTCTCGGTACATACAGACGGATAGCACATTAGAGTCGGTTTTGGTTGTTGGAGCATATGGGATGACCAAATTCGTTGACTGGACGGATCACTATACATGCACGATGTTTGCTGATGGTGCAGGAGCTGTAGTGTTGGAACCCAGCGACGAACACGAGGGAATCATCACCTCGAAACTTATCGCGGATGGCTCCTATTATGATCATGTGGGGGTCTACGTTGGAGGAACTGCTGAACCACCCACGATTGAAGCCATTGAAAACGATCAACACCATCTTGCCTTTCGCAAGCGTTTCCCAGCAGATACCAATCTTCAGCACTGGCCTGGATTGACGAGAGAGTGCGTGTTAAAGGCCAATCTGACCCTTGAGGATATTGATTGGTTCTTTTTTACACAGATAAACATCCGTACCATCGAGGCTGTTATGGAGGAGCTTAGTATTCCCTTTGAGAGGACTCACACAGTCATGGACAAATGGGGCTATACAGGATCAGCTTGTATTGCATTGGCCATGTATGACGCCGTTGACCAAGGGAAGCTTCCCCCTCCCGGTCAAGGAAACGGAGAATATATCGCGCTCTGTTCTTCTGGAGGTGGTTTCAATATGGCAGCTGCCGTTTTAAGATGGTGGTAAAGAGTTTTCTAGGTGTTTATTCATTCTATACGGAGAAAGAATCCGGGTCTTTATGGCAAGGAATCAATCTGTATTGAAGGGATATAATTGGCAAATCAATTTGATTATCTATCTAAAAGAGAGGTTTACTCTGCTGAAGATGAAGCTATTTTTGATGTAGGGACTGGAAGAAGATATACGTACAGGGAGTTCAACCAACGATCAAATCAAGTAGCCAACTTCCTGCAACAGACAATCGGATTTCGCAAGGGCGACCGGCTTTGCATTCTTGCATACAATAGCCTGGAATATTGGGAGACATTTTTTGGTTGTCAGAAGTGTGGAGGCATTTTCAGTCCACTCAATTGGCGTCTTGTGGCCCGAGAGCTGGAGCATCTGGTCAATGACCTTGCCCCTTCAGTGGTGTGCTATGACGCAAATATGGCTGACGTTGTGCATGAGCTGGAAGACGGAGTAAGTGTAGACTATTGGGTTTCATTGGACCACACTGAATCCAGACTGGATGGCTCTCTGGATTACGAAGATGTAGTCGGCGATGCATCCACCAACCCTCCTGAAGATGTAGACCTTTCCTATGAAGATGCAATGGGGATTATGTATACGGGGGGAACAACAGGGCTGCCGAAAGGGGCTATGATTACCTACAGGCACGTCGCATTCAATACTCTCAACACCATTCGTGATATTCTCCCCGGCGACGTCTACATCAACCATCTACCACTATTCCATGTTGGGGGACTATACGTGTATGCTATACCCAATTTCATTCTTGGGGGGAAGGTCATTCAGATGGAAAGATGGGATGTTGAGACACTGATTGAACTCATCAACAACGAGCGACCGAATTTCTTCTTTGCTGTTCCAACACAGTATAGAATGCTCATGAATAATCCTAATTTTGCGTCCATAGATTTCAGTAGTGTTCGTTTCTTAACATCTGGAGGTGAGCCTTTGCCATTGGATATCATAAAGACATTCAGTCAGACGCATGGTGTCAAGTTCAAACAAGGATTCGGGATGACCGAAGTTGGTCCTGGCTGTTTCGCTTTGGACCCCTGGCATGCTCAAGATAAGGTGGGCAGTATTGGAACTCCTAATTTCTTCATAGATGCGAAGGTCGTTGATCCTGAAACCGGAGAGGAATGTAGTGCAAACGAGAATGGTGAGCTCTTGTTTAAAGGCCCCACAGTCACAACAGGCTATTGGAATAGACCAGAACTGAATAAGAACCTCTTAGATGAAGATGGATGGTTCAGAACTGGTGATATTGTCTACTTCGATGAGGAAGGATTCTTTTACGTCGTGGACCGTCTCAAGGACATGTTCATCTCAGGTGGCGAAAATGTCTACCCTCGCGAGATTGAGAAGCTACTGGAGGAGCATCCTAAGGTTGCCGAGGTACAGGTTATTGGAGTCCCCCATCCTAAGTGGGGCGAAGTGGGACGTGCTCTTGTTGTCCAAGAATCTGGGGGAGATGTCACGGAGAATGAGATACTGAATTTTTGTAAGGGGAAACTTGCAAAGTTCAAAATACCGAAATCTGTAGTTTTTGTGGAGAGCTTCGAACCCTATATTTCGGGAGCTGGAAAAATCTTGAAGCGAAAATTGCGGGAAGATTTCGGGCAGGAGGAAGATTAGTTATGCCCATTAGCAATGTGAATGGAATAGATTTCTACTATGAAATCCATGGTGAAGGTGAACCTGTTGTTTTTGGTAATGGTATCTTCTCAAACACTCTAGGCTGGGTAAACCAGCTTCCGGCTTTCTCTAAGCACCATCAAGTCATACTCTATGATATGCGTGGGCAAGGACAGAGCGATAAACCGGACGGAGAGTATACCTTCGAAATGCACGCAGATGACCAGATGACTCTTCTTGAGAATCTAGGCATAACCAAGGTTCATCATGTTGGAATCAGCTATGGGGCTGAGTTAGGCTTAGTTTTTGCATTGAAATATCCCGACGCGGTTAGGAGCCTTGTAGCTTGTAGTGCTGTTTCTGAAATTAATCCCCTTCTCCGTGATATGTGCCTGCTGTGGCGTTATGCATGCGAGGTTGAAGATGCTGAGATGTTCTATCGGGCGACGGTGCCACTTAATTTCGCAGAAACCTTCATTCGAGAACAGACAGATATTCTTGAGAAGGCAAAAGAGCGCTACAAAACACTGGATTTTCCCGCACTTGTGCGACTACTTGATGCGTTCCTGATGCTTGATATCACGAATCGATTACCTGAAATCAGAGCACCGACTTGCATTATTGCCGGCGAGCAAGACATCTTGAAGCCAGCTTATCCGTATTCTCAGCTGATTCACGACAAAATTCCTGATTCAGAAATGACCATTATTCCTGATTCGGGCCACGCAATTACTTTTGAGCAACCTGATGAATTCAATAGCATTTGTCTTGGCTTTCTTCGAAAGAAGTAGGAATAGACCTCTTGAATCCACAGAAAAGACATTCAGTATTGCTTCGTCAAGTCATACTGAACAGATATATACCGGCATTCTAAGTATATATGGAAAAGCACTGAGTATTTCGTGCTTGGATATGGGAGAAGAGAATATGAACAAGACTAAACTGATTTCTGCTTCTATTTCGATGCTCTTGTTAGTATCTATGTGTCTACCTGCTGTCCTTGTAAGACCAGCTGCTGCACAAGACGAAGAGCCTATAAAAATAGGCGTCTTTGCACCTTTCACAACTGCTGGCCTTTCATTTTATGCACCATGGACAAAGCAAGGCTTCGAACTAGGAATGGTCTATGCCACATCGGAGATGGGGTATGAAAACGAGAATAAGACTGAAGCAGGTCGGCCCTATGAAATCATATACTATGATACAAAGGGTTCACCGACCGAAGCAGCATCGCTCGTGACATCCGCAATCGAAACAGACGGCATTGACATAATCGTTGGAGGAACCTATAGTAGCGTTGCCGCAGCAATTGCTCCTATTGCCGAAGAGTACGAGAAATTGTATTTCATAAGTCCGGCTGCTGATACCACACTAACTGCGGAGAACTTCAATCCGTATATATTCCGCATTGCGAGGAATAACTGGCATGATGCCTATGCAGGTGTGACTTATGCAATGGATTATCTCAACTACACGGACTTTGCATTCTTGGCTGCTGACTATTCCTTCGGGTATAGTGGCGTCCAATCAATGACAGAAGTAATAGAAGAGAAAGGTGGTAATGTGCGAAGCATTCAGTATGCACCGCTTACAGCCAATGACTTCTCGCCGTACATCTTCAATCTCCAGGATGCCGATGATACGTACGATATCGAATATCTGTTTGTCATCTGGGCTGGTGACTTCTCATTTCTGTATGAAGATTTGGAGACTTATGATCTTGCGGCAGACATGGAAATCTCTGGAGCATGCATTGATATCCTGTCTATGAACGTTATTGAGGCAAGTTTGACCCCTCCTGCGACCTATGAGGGTTCTACTGGTCTCTGCCTGTATGGTTATGAGCTGCCAGATAACGATGTCAACGACTGGATGGTAGAGCAACACGTCGAAAGGAACATCATGCCCAATGGAGCCTTCGGATTAACCTACCGTGTTCCGGAGCTATTTACCGCAAGCGGGTTTGCCACGGCTCAGTTCTTGGTGAACGTGACTAATGCAGTTCCTGATCTCAACACTAATGACATGATTATGCATCTGGAACAGGGACTCACCATCGATTGTCCGAAAGGCCCAACATATCTCCGGCCAGAGGACCACCAGGGACTTGCAGAGATGTACATTGCTGAGGCGTGGAAGGATGATCGATCCGGATCTGAAACAGAAGGTTTCATCATTGCAAAGCATGTTGAGACCCTTGACAGATTTACTGTCGCACCTCCAGTGGCATCTAACTATACGCCTATGACTACTACTGCTCCACTACCTCCAATACCCTTTGACCCATTGGTTGTCGGTGTGGTTGCGGTTGTTGCTGTTGTGGCATTAGTTGTCATATTTTGGATAGGAAAATCCCGGGGGTCCTAGGGCCCCGCAGAAGGTTCGAGTGATTGAAGCTTGAACCTTCCCCTCTTTTTTTTCAGTAAGATTGAATCGCCAGTGCATCAAAGGCATATTTCTCACGCATTATTCGCGGCAAAACGGAAGATAGTTTGCTCTAATTCAATTTCTATTTCATTCATCTAACACGCACAAAAGAAAAGGAAAAAGGATTGAATTCGACTCTTTCTGTCTTTGTTGAGAATGTGAAGAAGTTGATAGGTGTAACTACAACATGGCTGCATGTCCTTTATGATCACTTATGATAAGAACCTCTTCGATGATAAAACCGCTATTCAGTTCAAAGAGAGTTCGATGGACATTCTCCTACAATATTCAAATGAAATGGCTTTGTAACCTTCTATCAGTACTATTCGAATCCCTAGTGCATTAATGCATCTAATTGGTTCCGTGTCCTCTCCACAAACTGCAATGCCTTTTGGCGGTCAAGAATCGCAAGGTACTGTGTGTAGTAGAACTCTCCAATATGGTGAGTCGTGGGATATCAGCACTATTGAACATGCCGTGAAACGAAATATGAATGGCTGAAAGAAAACAAAGCCCAAAAAAGAAGAACGAATGGGACTGATAAAATGCCCCATTTTCTGTGATTGTTCTACATCTGTTTGTCTTGCCGGTATGGCAGGTTCTCAGGACCGAAAAGCTCGCGGGCAATAACGATTTTTTGCACATGCGACCCACCTTCTGCGCCAACCGTGTATGATCGCACGCCTCGGTAGGCTGCTTCGAGAGGACACTCCTTGGTGTACCCGAAGGCACCGTGCCAAGTCATGGCTGTTTCTATCGCGTCAAGACTATCATGAGGTCCACGGTACTTGGCTGCAGCAGTCCACTTGGCGACATCTAGTTTGGAGATACTGGGGTTGTCTTCGCGGTAGTGCTGGTCCATCATCCATGCTGCCTTGTAGGTCAATTCTCTGTCGGCCTGTAGGGCCATCCAGGAATCGACGCCTTCGAACTGGATACCTTCGAAAGCTGCGAGTGGTCTGCCGAACTGTTTACGCTGCTTGACGTAGTCGATGCCCAAATCGAGACAAGCCATACCACTCCCAATCGTCGTGGCTGCGATGAGTACTCTCGCGGCGGAGAATCCTTCCATGGCCATGTAGAAGCCGCGTCCACGCTCACCGATGATGTAGTGTTCTGGGATTTCGACATTCTCGATATTGAAACCGCCTGTAGAGACACCCATTCGCCCCATGTCCTCGAAGAGGGTTGTGGTGATACCGGGGTGAACACCATCTCCCATGTTGAGCGGCAGAATAAACGCGGTGAAATCTTTGTGATCGCCTTTTGGATCTTCTTTGGCGAGTGTCCAGTAGACGCCGCCGTGCTTCTCTGATTCATTCACACCACTGATGTAGACTTTCTCACCGTTGACTACGAACTTGTCGTCCTTGGGTTCGATGATTGTCTTGGTGGTGTTAACAAGGTCGGAACCACCCGTTGGCTCAGTCGTTGCGATACCGAAGAAGAGGTCACCATCTGTAACTCTTGGGAGGATTTCGCTCTTTGCTTCGTGTGTACCATACCTGTCGAAAACGAAGGCCCATGAAGCCTCGACAAGGTACATGACTGGAAGTGCAATTGAGAGGTCTGCTCTTGCCAGCTCTTCTGCAGCTATACAGGCCATGGTCATGGACAGGTTTGAGCCTCCATAGTCTTCGGAAACGGTTGGAGCCCACAGTCCCATCTCGGCCATCTTCTTGATGATGTCGCGGGGAATCTCGTGTTCTCTGTCATAGTCACGCCATGCAGGTTCTACGTAACGTTCCGCAAAGTCACGAACAGCTTCCCTAAACATCCTCTGCTCGTCGGTTTCTTCAAAATTCATTTTTCTTTACCTCGCTGATGCTGTGATTGGTCGGGTGAGTTGCCAGAAGTCGTGCCTTCCTTATAGATGATTCTCTATAGCCGCTTATGGCTGTTCTACAGTAGAATAGAAATAGCTATAAGAGGCCGGGCTAGACAGAGGTGTGCTGAATTCCCGCCCTCTTTTTTGCTCCTAGTATTTCGTCCAAGTATCTGATGTTTCCACATTTGCTGATGAATCATACTCAAAACCGGTTCCGGAGAGGTTGGTCACGGTGAAAGTGTAATCTCCGGTTGGCAGGAACTTGTTTGGTTTGAGGTAGTAGGTGAAAACAACTTGACCTTCTGCATTGGAAACGCCTGTATAGCTCTCAACTGAACCGTCGGGTAGCAGTAAATCACCACCAACCGTGACACCCTCGACAGGTGAGCCTACATCATCCACTACAGTAACAGTAATGTCCAGGTACTCCGTTCTTCCGTTACTTGAGTAACTCGTGGAGAATGAGATACTTGACACGTGTACTGTCGTAGTTGCGCTTTGACCAGTATTGCTTTCACCAGGTGTAGGCGAATCGAAAGTAGTCCATGAGGAATCACCGTCAGTTTCCCGGCCATAGCTGACATCATTTGTTGAGGATGAATAACTATACGAATCAAGAACTGTTGTTCCATCCGGCATGAGGAAGTTTGCAGTGTCGCCATCATTGTTTAAGGCGATTCCAGTTACGCCTTGATAGAATACGGTGAATCCATATGCTGGTATTGTGGTTCCATCCGGGATAGTATAAGCTCCAGTGCCACCCGAGGTGATATCGTCCAGAATATATCCAGAGATATCTACTTCAGTATCAGATGGGTTATAGAGCTCTATCCATTCCTCGCTGTAAAGGGAATAAGGATCTGGTAGAAACTCATTCAATAACACAACGTCTCCGCTTCCTGAAGTCCCATTATTTGTGGCTCCTGGTGTGGGTGAATCGAAGGTAGTCCAAGTGGATCCACCATCGGTCTCACGACCATAACTGACATCATTTGTTGAGGATGAATAGCTGTAGGAGTCTTGTACAATGGTCCCATCTGGCTGAATGAGATTTGCTGTATCACCCGCATTATTCAGGCCAACTCCAGTAGTCCCCTGGTAGAACACCAAGAATCCTTTTCCAGGAATTATTGTGCCATCTGGAATTGTGTATGGGTTAGTTCCTCCATCAGTGATGTCGTCCAGAATGTACCCTGATAGGTCTGCATCCAAGTCCTGTGGATTGTAAAGCTCAATCCATTCTTCATTGTAAAGGGTGTAAGGATCTGGCAAAAACTCATTGATTACTATGAGTGTGGCACTTCCTCCGTCGTTCGTTGTTGCACTGACAGGGTCGGATTTTGGTCCTTCGTTCAAGCTCGTATCCCGAGCTGAAACCTCATATGTGTATGTAGTGCTGGGTTCAAGTCCTGTGTCGCTATAAAAGGTGTCGTATACTTGTGCAATAAGACTACCATCTCTATAGACACGATAATGAGACAAGTCTGTTTCTGTATTTGCATCCCAAGCTAAGTCAATCTGTGACATACTCGCAGTAGTGGCTGTCAGGCCAGTCACTTGAGCTGGTGGGGTTGTATCCGGTTCGGATGTTGAATTCCAATTGACAAAGAGATCAACAGAATAGTGGTCGGATCCTGTGTCTGCAGTGGGGGTATCACCACAAGTTGAATTAATTAGCTTGTCATTGAAATAGGAATTGGCTACCAGGAAGTCTATTCTTGATGTATATTGTGGATCTTGATGTCCGTAGGTATAACCCGGGTCTGTTGGATTCAGGGTTCTGAACACGTCGGTGAACTCATGTACTGCGGAAGAATATTGACCATAGGTGGAATCTGACGGATACAGCTTCATCGTCATGGGACCATATCCCAAATCGCCTGATGGTGCAAGATCACCGGTATCATCCGGTGAAAATGAATTCAGGTCCCCCATGTACATTATAGGTACGTTGCCAAGGTTATCCATATAGTTGATTATCCCCTCAGTCTCTCTTTCTCTCCTCCATTCGTTGTCTGAGCCAGACATGGCCTTCAAGTGAGAACCAAAGACATGTGTGATGGTTCCATCTATGTCGATTATAGCCTCCACAAAATCATGAGTTACATCGTAGTCGGATCCATCGTCAAGAGGAACAATGGGGATTTGATTGAACTCCACGACTGGATATCTACTCAAAATTGCCTCGCCGCTGGTGGAATATGTTATGTCTTGAGCACAGTAACCAACATACGGTACTTCATCTGCGAAGTAGGAATTGAACTCATCTATGACTTCATTGAGAGTCTGGTTGCCGTTATCGTCCCAAGTACCCGTTTCCACGAGGATTAGAATATCTGGATTCTCTTCCTTCACTACTTGTTTCCAATCCTCATTCGCCCCTGAAGCCTCAATGTTGTACGTCATGACCTTGAAAGCTTCAGCACTTGGTTCTTGGGTTTCGCTGTTATCTACTGTCACTGTGTTAGTATCCGTTCCACTGAGTCCATTCGTATCGGTGGCTTCTGCATATATTTCGTGTGTACCATCTGCATAGATGGTCGTGTCCCAATCATATGTTGATGCTTGGGCAACGAGAGTACCGTCGATGTATATGTCGGGAGTCAATGTATCCTCGTCATCTACAGTGACCTCTATCGTCACTGTCTCAGATACTGTTGAGCCTTCTGCCGGGTTTGCAATGCTGACTGATGGAGGAAGATTCGTTCCACTGTTATCAACGGTAACTGTAACTGTATCTTCACCCCAGTTCTTTGAATTATCCCTTGCTCTACAAAGGATGGTATGATCACCATCGTTTTCTGTGGTAGTATCCCAATCATAGCTTTGTTGGTCTGAACGCAGCTGACCATCTATGAGAATTTCATATCCCACAACAGGGTTTTCATCGGTAGCTGAAAATGCTATGGTGATAATTCCAGATACTGTCGCACCATCATTAGGATTGGTGATGGTGACTAACGGTGGTGTTGTGTCCTTCGGTGGTTTAGCTGCCAATGAGGGCGATACTATAACCACACCTAAAAGAAGGAATGTTACTGCTAGAAATAGTCTTAACC comes from the Candidatus Thorarchaeota archaeon genome and includes:
- a CDS encoding branched-chain amino acid ABC transporter permease; protein product: RRAGLLNFGHVALFGVGAYFMAFTLDASVLPPPLNLIASIPYPLTILLAMMVGAGLGFVMGLTTSRMKGTAFAFIALAIAMFIYNFFAGSPDISGGETGLGVSTPAILRTAPVYLLYVCLAFIFIAGFFGMVVLYVKERAESIGLVLLSPVMIAFTGILLIFGVNILGPILVFVSFLMMIVLYWMERKASIEDPLQFSEKTSTQSGENGTVNSLTSSILPIAIMATALIGVFITFGTNIFEMVSLWIANSQTFYYTIPVQYYLVLTSVMIVYIFMKRLVVSPFGRMVVAVAQNEERAQALGYNSYFCKIVVVVISGAIAGLAGALYAPIIRTIDPTSALGVEISIDAMLYTIIGGIGTLLGPLLGAGVVVYSELNLTEFLRDVLGLPGELWLVGLGIAYVFIVLFLPLGIVGSIKNRAGFIREKLGKLKPSKFEFRIRDDDYWVFALLGIMGLFVSLLIFSL
- a CDS encoding alpha/beta hydrolase; protein product: MPYETVGDIDIYYEVHGPSDAPTLICIEGWGYSLWMWFRQIPTFKEKYRCVVFDNRGVGRSSMPDYPYTMEMFANDTIGLMDALDIPSAHILGISMGGFIAQQVAISYPEKVRSLVLGSTSFAGPNSISADDKTQALMFASPTETLSKEQAMEMRYSVTFSPNFYEENKPLIEQIMEWREKRPQPLYARGHQASATLGLNLEPEVEEISCPVLVIHGDSDFIVPPKNAEMLAEALPKAKLILVEDGPHLSFIEYYEKFNEEVLNFLDAVEDGSFTPESKGEIV
- a CDS encoding ketoacyl-ACP synthase III, with the translated sequence MEHSALITGLGMYVPKKTVTNQEIEDMLDRPGTGDWLVENVGIKERRVMAENETTSDLALHASREALENADVSPEDLDLIILGTDTPDYLSPATSVVLQYKLGAKNAGTFDVNCACAGFVTSLDVGSRYIQTDSTLESVLVVGAYGMTKFVDWTDHYTCTMFADGAGAVVLEPSDEHEGIITSKLIADGSYYDHVGVYVGGTAEPPTIEAIENDQHHLAFRKRFPADTNLQHWPGLTRECVLKANLTLEDIDWFFFTQINIRTIEAVMEELSIPFERTHTVMDKWGYTGSACIALAMYDAVDQGKLPPPGQGNGEYIALCSSGGGFNMAAAVLRWW
- a CDS encoding long-chain fatty acid--CoA ligase, producing MANQFDYLSKREVYSAEDEAIFDVGTGRRYTYREFNQRSNQVANFLQQTIGFRKGDRLCILAYNSLEYWETFFGCQKCGGIFSPLNWRLVARELEHLVNDLAPSVVCYDANMADVVHELEDGVSVDYWVSLDHTESRLDGSLDYEDVVGDASTNPPEDVDLSYEDAMGIMYTGGTTGLPKGAMITYRHVAFNTLNTIRDILPGDVYINHLPLFHVGGLYVYAIPNFILGGKVIQMERWDVETLIELINNERPNFFFAVPTQYRMLMNNPNFASIDFSSVRFLTSGGEPLPLDIIKTFSQTHGVKFKQGFGMTEVGPGCFALDPWHAQDKVGSIGTPNFFIDAKVVDPETGEECSANENGELLFKGPTVTTGYWNRPELNKNLLDEDGWFRTGDIVYFDEEGFFYVVDRLKDMFISGGENVYPREIEKLLEEHPKVAEVQVIGVPHPKWGEVGRALVVQESGGDVTENEILNFCKGKLAKFKIPKSVVFVESFEPYISGAGKILKRKLREDFGQEED
- a CDS encoding alpha/beta fold hydrolase yields the protein MPISNVNGIDFYYEIHGEGEPVVFGNGIFSNTLGWVNQLPAFSKHHQVILYDMRGQGQSDKPDGEYTFEMHADDQMTLLENLGITKVHHVGISYGAELGLVFALKYPDAVRSLVACSAVSEINPLLRDMCLLWRYACEVEDAEMFYRATVPLNFAETFIREQTDILEKAKERYKTLDFPALVRLLDAFLMLDITNRLPEIRAPTCIIAGEQDILKPAYPYSQLIHDKIPDSEMTIIPDSGHAITFEQPDEFNSICLGFLRKK
- a CDS encoding ABC transporter substrate-binding protein, whose protein sequence is MNSIAFVLAFFERSRNRPLESTEKTFSIASSSHTEQIYTGILSIYGKALSISCLDMGEENMNKTKLISASISMLLLVSMCLPAVLVRPAAAQDEEPIKIGVFAPFTTAGLSFYAPWTKQGFELGMVYATSEMGYENENKTEAGRPYEIIYYDTKGSPTEAASLVTSAIETDGIDIIVGGTYSSVAAAIAPIAEEYEKLYFISPAADTTLTAENFNPYIFRIARNNWHDAYAGVTYAMDYLNYTDFAFLAADYSFGYSGVQSMTEVIEEKGGNVRSIQYAPLTANDFSPYIFNLQDADDTYDIEYLFVIWAGDFSFLYEDLETYDLAADMEISGACIDILSMNVIEASLTPPATYEGSTGLCLYGYELPDNDVNDWMVEQHVERNIMPNGAFGLTYRVPELFTASGFATAQFLVNVTNAVPDLNTNDMIMHLEQGLTIDCPKGPTYLRPEDHQGLAEMYIAEAWKDDRSGSETEGFIIAKHVETLDRFTVAPPVASNYTPMTTTAPLPPIPFDPLVVGVVAVVAVVALVVIFWIGKSRGS
- a CDS encoding acyl-CoA/acyl-ACP dehydrogenase; amino-acid sequence: MNFEETDEQRMFREAVRDFAERYVEPAWRDYDREHEIPRDIIKKMAEMGLWAPTVSEDYGGSNLSMTMACIAAEELARADLSIALPVMYLVEASWAFVFDRYGTHEAKSEILPRVTDGDLFFGIATTEPTGGSDLVNTTKTIIEPKDDKFVVNGEKVYISGVNESEKHGGVYWTLAKEDPKGDHKDFTAFILPLNMGDGVHPGITTTLFEDMGRMGVSTGGFNIENVEIPEHYIIGERGRGFYMAMEGFSAARVLIAATTIGSGMACLDLGIDYVKQRKQFGRPLAAFEGIQFEGVDSWMALQADRELTYKAAWMMDQHYREDNPSISKLDVAKWTAAAKYRGPHDSLDAIETAMTWHGAFGYTKECPLEAAYRGVRSYTVGAEGGSHVQKIVIARELFGPENLPYRQDKQM